The sequence below is a genomic window from Arthrobacter sp. U41.
CCCGGACAAGACATCAGGCGCGCAACGGTGAAATAGCACGGCAGCGGACGCCGTCATCGCGCGGCGGTCGAAGGTCATGGTCAGTTCGGTGACCTTCCGGCAGCAGCACTTCGCACGCCGAGAACTCAGGGAATTCTTGGCCACTTCAGGCCGAATTACTCATGCCACGGCTGCAATAGGCGCGCACACTGATGCCATTCTCGATTTCAATCTACTGGGGGCGGTTCAGATGATCCGAGTCAGGCCAGGCGGTCTGCAGCGAAGTTTCAATCCTCAACGCCGAAGACTGTGGACTTTCATGGGAGGCTCAGCGGCCCTCCTTTCGCTGCTCCTGCTGTCCGCCGGTGCCACCGGCGCCGCGGCGCCACAGGATCTGCAGTCTTCGTGCAACGCGGCGAAGGAATTGACCGCTGCCGATCATCCGCAACTGGCCTTGGATCTGATTGAGAAAATCCGCGGACCCCTGGACCTGCAGGTGAAGACTCCCAGCATCGCCTGCGAAGCCGAAAGACTCGATGCCGTTGCCGCCCTCGGGGCCGCCCAGCTCAAGGACCAAGCCAAGGCCGGTGCGAAAGCGGCGAAGGAAGAGCCCGCGACGGGGCTGCCCGCAGGCTGGGATGCCTTCGTGAAGTCATGGGTCATTCCCCTGCAGAGTCCGGTCATGGCAGGGCTGGGGATGGTAGCGGCCCTCCTAGTTCTGGCGAGGCTGTGCGTTTTTATTCCTGGCATGCCGCCGGCAGCATTGCCTTGGAAACAGCATTCGCTGCGGCTGGGACGGAACTTCCTGTTCGGCGGCCTTCTGCTGATCCTTGCCGCGCCCATTGGCATCACTTACACCTTGTCAGGCATTCCGGGTGGAACGGCCGCCGCCTGGTCGCCGGCAGCTTCGCTGGCGATCTGGCTTGGAGTTGGGGTGGCCGGCGCCTTCGCGTTGAGCCTGTGGATGTCGAGCCGGCTGCGCGTTTCCATCGAAGCCCGCGACAGCAAAGGGGAAGTCAGCGAGGCAGCCACCAACCGTATGGTGGCGCTCCTGAACGAACTCGGAGGCACCCGTCCTCGAGGGCTGGAGATTCCGCGAGGTACGGACGTCACCGCGCTCAATGACAGCCTGGCATCGGCCAGTTCAAGCAACAAAGTATTGACAGCGCTGAGGGCCATCGTCCAGCTCATCTTTGGTGCCGTCCCGTGGCGGGTTTCCATCACGGAGGGGCCTAACGATCACTTAGCCGTGGTGATCACCCGGAACGGCTGGGCAGCCGGTGCCGCCACCATCACGGGGGACAACGCAGAACTTTTTCCTGCACAACCCGGCGCCTCCCGCAGCGAGGATCTCCATCTGGACAAAATGGCCGCGGCGTTCATCCTCACCACGATCGCCACACGGCATCAGGGGTTTGAAGGACTGTGCGGGGCAACTGATTGGCGAAGCGTCGGGCTACAGTTCATCGCGACAACCGACTTCAACGACGCCGAGGACAGGTGCCGCATGCTTCTGGCGAGGGCCACCGACTTTGACCCAAAGAACCTGCTGGCCGAGGTGGCGCTTCAGAACAAGATGCACCGGAGAAGTACGGACCCGCGGGAGTTGGAATCTTACGCCGAGTGGCTGTGGAAGAAGCAATCCGAGCTCGGGCAGAGGGGCCGGAACGGAAAGCTCGCAAGCCCCGAGTTTGCAAGCCTGCTATTGCGCCTCCGGCTCACTTATCTCTGCGTCACCCTCAACCTGGCCAGCAGCTCGGCCGGCTACATCATCGGCGCCGAGCCGCGAGCCGTGGCCCATGAGCTGATGAAATCGCTCAAAGCGCCCTCTCCGGATAGCGAGCCCCTGGCACTGCAAATGCGGGCCCGGGCGGCTGTTCTTTGCGCAGCCTTCGATTGTCCTGTCACAGCTGATGAGGACTTCAATACATGGCAGAGGGAAGGGCTGGAGTCTCCTGCGCCCTACCCGGCCTACAGCGCGGCGTGCCACTACGCCCGTGAGGCTCTGAGACATGAGGGGTCCGCGCGTGCCCAGGCCGCCGCAAAGGCAAAGGACCGGCTACAGTATTCTTTTGTCGATCCCGAGCTCAAAGCTTGGGCTTCCAAGGACCCCGAGCTCCAGAGGCTGGCCTACCTCGATCCTGAATTCCGAGCCTTCCTGGACAGCGACGTCAGCCAGGAAGTGCGGACATCCCTCAGCATCATCGTTGTCGACGTATAAAAGGCCCTGCCCCGAGATTCGCCCAGCCCGAGTGTCTCAGACATCGAAGTGCGTGTGGACTTCCCCGCCGGTGAGGTTGCGGAGGACGTCGGCGGCGACGTCTCTGAGCTTCTGGTTCCGGTTGCTGGAGACCTGGGTGAGGATGCCCATGGCTTCCTCCTGGGTGCAGCGGTTCTGGGCCATTACGACTCCGCAGGCCAGGTCGATCGAGGTGCGGTGCTCCATTGCGGCCTTGAGGTCGTCGGCCCGGGACTGCGCGGTACCGATCCGTACGGCCAGGCGCAGGGAGCGGCCGGCGAGGTCGGCGAAGCCGGCGGCCTTGGCAATGAGCTCCGGAGTGAACAGCCCGGTGTCCGAGCCGAAGAAGTTCAGCGCGGCGGCCGCGTCCGGGCCGATTTCCAGGGGCACTCCGAGGGTGCTGCGGACGCCCTGGGCGGCGAGCTGCTGCTGGTAGGCAGGCCAGCGCGGATCGGTGTCGACGTCGGCCAGCAGAACCACGGACTTGGTCCGCAGCGCCTCGATGCACGGGCCGTCTCCGATGGCCTGCTCGATGCGGTCCAGGATGACGGCCTGGGGGCTGCTTCCCGCCACCGTCATGGTCTTCTTCCGGCGCTGCAGCGTCACACCGCATTCGATCTCGGCGCCGGCGGCGGCGCTGAGCATGGCCGCCGAGAATTCAGCGAGTTGGCCGAGGAAGTCCTCGACGTTCTCCGTGCCCATCAGGAGGTCCTGCAGCTGTAGGGCGGCGGCTTCGTCCTCGGCGTTGTTGGTCATGCCTCAATCTAGGCCGGTCCTCGGCGCGAAACAACTCGCCGGCCGCGCGGTAGCATGAAGCCTTGCGAGGGCGCCGCGTGAAGCAAAATGGCCTCTCTAGTGTCGGCGGAGGTCTCATGGCGGAACAGGTGTGGCGCGTCGGTCCGGACGTCGCCTTTGTCCAAAGTCCCGACGGCGGCCGCGTCGCAGTCCTGAACCTTGAGCAGGAGGTACCGGTCATCCTGGTCGGAACGGCCGCCTCCGTCTGGAACGGGCTGGACGGGATCAGGACCGAACCCGAGCTCATCGAAGAACTCGCCCGCGACTACGGTACCGATGCCTCCGCGATCCACGGAGACGTAATGGGCTTGATCCACGATTTGAGCAGCAGCGGAACGATTGAACTGTCTCCCCGCGAGAGCGAAGCGAAACAGTGATGGAAGGCGCGCAATCCCTGCACCAGGATGAAGCCGTCCTCCTGGCCACGGCCCTCGTGGACTACGTGGCAGCATCAGCAGGCCTCCAGGTGTTATTCATCAAAGGTCCCGCCGCCACTATGATGGGCCTCCGTGAAAATCATGTCTCCGCGGACGTGGATGTCCTGGTACGACCGGATCAGCTGGACAAGATGGTGGAGCTCCTGGGCGCCAGAGGCTGGCTCGAAAGGCAATCCGGCGTGTCAGTTGTCCGCCAGTACTTGCACTCCCGGACGCTGTACCACCCGCAATGGAACTGCGATATCGACGTGCACGACAGGTTCCCTGGGATGGAAGCCCCGCGAGAGAAAGCCTTTGAAACGCTCTGGCGCGACAGGCAGTACCTGGTCTTGGCGACCAGGACCATCCACGTTCCTTCCATACCGGCAGCCGTGATCTTCCAGGCGCTACACAGCCTCCGGGCTATGGACGATCCCCGCCATCAGCGAGAGTATTCAGGGCTGCTCCAGCGGGTTGATGCCACCCTGCACCAGGACATCGTTGATCTCAGCGCGGAGCTCGAGTCGACAGCGGCGCTGAAACCGTTCCTGGACGACCTGGGCATGGCAGATCTGCCGGTACGGCAGGGAACCGTCAGCGAGGAGTGGCGCCACCGCACTTCTGTACACGGCACCGGGACGGCCTACCTGGTCGCGCTCATGGAAAGTCCGTGGCGGGCCAAACCGCGGGTCCTCGCCCGCGCAATCTTCCCGTCGCGGCTGAGCCTTCGGCACGATGACCTCTATCTTGACGACTCCGTTACCGGGATTGTCAGGGCCTACGTTTCGCGGTGGGGCCGCGGAATAGCTAGCCTTCCATCAGCAGCCCGGAGAATCAGGGCTACACGCCGCGGGTAGCGGGCGATTGGAATCAACTGGGGCTGCATCCTGGGCAGCCTGGGCACTCTCCAGCTTGGACTCTTCGTGGAAAAACGGTCCGCACCAAAGCGCTCATGCCGATCGCAGGAAGCAAGATGAGTCCGGCTGTGATGGACAAGCTGGTCCAACCCAAATCGTGAAGAATGTCTCCGGCCGGACGCTCGGGCCGCGGACGCCGCCAAGGACTGCCATCTATGAGGTTCAACATGTCTTGAGCGTAAGAGGCAGCATCGCCTGTCCGCCCGAGTAGTGGGTACCCGTCTCTGGACCGCACGGCACTTGGCGCCTTCCCGTGTGTGCCCCTACCCACAACGATTAGCGGGGCAACCCGCAGGTCTAGAGGTGCCGTGTCGGCTACACAAGACCAGACCTGTGGCAGAAGCGCCCGCGCTTTCCGATAGCCTCATGGAGGTCACCCCGTCTCGAAAACCGTATATTCGACGGCGCGGAGCACAACAGGAACCTTCTATCTCCCTAAGGCTTCATACCGTCACTTGTACCCGTCCACGATGGCGGCCGCGATTTCCTTGTAGGCGCGCCGAGTTTCGGGCCGCAGCACATCCAGGGTGACCAGGTCCCCGTCGGCCACGCCGCGGTCGTGAGGTACGGCGATCAGCTGCCGGCAGATCCCGGACAGGTGGTCCTCGATCGCGTCCTTATCCACGCGCGAGGAGACCTCGTCCTTGTCCGTGATCACCACGATGGCGTTGCGTGCCAGTTCCTCATAGCCGTGGCCGGCCAACCAGTGCAGCGTGCTGCGGGCGCGCTTGGCGCCGCTGACGGCATAACCGGCGGCGATGATCAGGTTGTCCGCGGACTGCAGGATGCCGCTCATGGCGTTGTGCGTGACGCCGGTGCCGCAGTCGGTCAGGGCCACCGAGTAGTAGCCGGAGATGAGCTTGCGGATCCGCAGGTATTCCTCGGCGGTCAGCGAGTCCGAGACCTCGGGGTCCTGTTCGCCGGCGATCAGGTGCAGCCGGCCGGCGTGGTGCATGAACCGGGCGAGAGCCGTCAGCGAATCGACGGATTCAATGTTCTTGAGCAGGTCTGTGATGGTCCGAGGGCTCTGCTGCTGGTAGATGCCCTCGCCCAGGGCGCGCTCCACAAGGTCGCCGGAGTCCGGGTTCGCATCGATCGCGCACGGCGGGTCACCGCGGTATTCCGCCAGGGTCAGTCCAACGCCGACCGTCGTTGAGGTCTTGCCGATGCCGCCCTTGAGGCTCAGCACGGCAGTGTTGTAGCTGCCCTGGAGCTGGCGGGAGATCCGCCGGCCGAGCTCGTCTTCCTCCCGTTGCCGGGCGCCCGGGCCGAGGTTCAACCCGCCGCCGGTCATCTTGTAGAGGGCTCCGCGGAAACCGCCGACGGGGCGGGGCTTCTGCTCGCGGACGAAGAGCCCGGGTGAGCTGATGAAGTCCGGAGCGGGGGCTGCCAGTGCGGCAGCGCGGCTTTCAGACCGGCTGGACCGGACCGGCATTGGCGGCACGGAGGGTGCGGTCTCCGGCGCGGCGGGCACGGCCGCACGCGAAGGATTCAGCGCGTCCGGGTTTGCGGAGGCCGCGTCAACCGGGACCGAGGCGATGGGAGCGCTGTCCAGCGGGGCACGGCTCGGCGCCGCCGGCGCGTCCGCTGCGGCGGCAGCCTCGGCCCAGGAGCCGCTGCGGGCTGTGCGCGCTGGTGGGCTGTCGACCTCGTCGGTCGTGATGATGGGCATGGTTCCTGTCCGGGGGTCGGGGTCCTCGCCGCGGCGGCGGACACGCCGGCGCCGGAGTGCTGGCTGTTCCGCCTCCATGTCAGGGTTGGCTGTGTCGTTGTCCACCGGATCGGGCATGTTGGTCCCCCCTGGGACTCACAGCGCAGACCGCTGCGGTGCTCGGTTGAATTAGTTCAACCGCAAGTCTAGGCGCACACGCATTGGCAAGCGGACCATCAAGCATCCGCACATATCGATCCGCTCAGTTCAGCGCGATCAACAGCATCTGGTTCGTGCCGGGAATGCAGGTCTGCAGGATCGCCCGGGGAAAGCCCCCGAAGACGGCAGCGACGGCATTGGTGGTAGCGCCCTGGGCGACCTGTCCGCGGCCACTCGCGGTGTACGTGCCGTAACCGGAGATGACGACGGTTTCACCGACGCCGATCCCCGAGAACCGCGCCCACCCGCCGCAGAAGTCGTGCTCGGTGATGAACAGCGCATAGGCATCCGTGGGCGTGAAATGGATCGGGCCGATGCACTTATCCACCATGGCCTGGCCGCCCGAGCCCGCCACGAAGATGGTCCGCGCTGCGGGAGCCACCGGCGCAGACACCGCCGGGGCTGCAGGCGCCAAGGCCGGTGCCGGAGGCGCCGCGGGTACGGCCACCGGCGGGCCCGACAGCTTCAGTGTCTGGCCCGGCAAGATAATGCTGTAAACGCCCAGCCCGTTGGCTGCAAGCATTGCGTAAACATCAACGCCTAAGCGTGACGCGATGTCGCCGACCGTGTCCCCGGCGACCACGACATACAGGTTGGAATCGACGCCGACGCCGGCCTCCGGAGGAGCCGCTGCCGGGGGTTCAGAAACTGCACCTGCGGCGGAAGCCTCCGGAGCAGCTGCCGGTGAAGGTTCAGAAGCTACAGGTTGAACGGCGACCGGCAGCTCGGGCGATGGTTCCGCTGCCTCCGGTGACGAAG
It includes:
- a CDS encoding GAF and ANTAR domain-containing protein codes for the protein MTNNAEDEAAALQLQDLLMGTENVEDFLGQLAEFSAAMLSAAAGAEIECGVTLQRRKKTMTVAGSSPQAVILDRIEQAIGDGPCIEALRTKSVVLLADVDTDPRWPAYQQQLAAQGVRSTLGVPLEIGPDAAAALNFFGSDTGLFTPELIAKAAGFADLAGRSLRLAVRIGTAQSRADDLKAAMEHRTSIDLACGVVMAQNRCTQEEAMGILTQVSSNRNQKLRDVAADVLRNLTGGEVHTHFDV
- a CDS encoding MinD/ParA family ATP-binding protein, with product MPDPVDNDTANPDMEAEQPALRRRRVRRRGEDPDPRTGTMPIITTDEVDSPPARTARSGSWAEAAAAADAPAAPSRAPLDSAPIASVPVDAASANPDALNPSRAAVPAAPETAPSVPPMPVRSSRSESRAAALAAPAPDFISSPGLFVREQKPRPVGGFRGALYKMTGGGLNLGPGARQREEDELGRRISRQLQGSYNTAVLSLKGGIGKTSTTVGVGLTLAEYRGDPPCAIDANPDSGDLVERALGEGIYQQQSPRTITDLLKNIESVDSLTALARFMHHAGRLHLIAGEQDPEVSDSLTAEEYLRIRKLISGYYSVALTDCGTGVTHNAMSGILQSADNLIIAAGYAVSGAKRARSTLHWLAGHGYEELARNAIVVITDKDEVSSRVDKDAIEDHLSGICRQLIAVPHDRGVADGDLVTLDVLRPETRRAYKEIAAAIVDGYK
- a CDS encoding LysM peptidoglycan-binding domain-containing protein, translating into MVLNEYGLTGNSTTTRTPRSLIAAGPLLIACILAASLALQPPAGVTTTAAGQSLSAAESSSPEAAEPSPELPVAVQPVASEPSPAAAPEASAAGAVSEPPAAAPPEAGVGVDSNLYVVVAGDTVGDIASRLGVDVYAMLAANGLGVYSIILPGQTLKLSGPPVAVPAAPPAPALAPAAPAVSAPVAPAARTIFVAGSGGQAMVDKCIGPIHFTPTDAYALFITEHDFCGGWARFSGIGVGETVVISGYGTYTASGRGQVAQGATTNAVAAVFGGFPRAILQTCIPGTNQMLLIALN
- a CDS encoding nucleotidyltransferase family protein; amino-acid sequence: MEGAQSLHQDEAVLLATALVDYVAASAGLQVLFIKGPAATMMGLRENHVSADVDVLVRPDQLDKMVELLGARGWLERQSGVSVVRQYLHSRTLYHPQWNCDIDVHDRFPGMEAPREKAFETLWRDRQYLVLATRTIHVPSIPAAVIFQALHSLRAMDDPRHQREYSGLLQRVDATLHQDIVDLSAELESTAALKPFLDDLGMADLPVRQGTVSEEWRHRTSVHGTGTAYLVALMESPWRAKPRVLARAIFPSRLSLRHDDLYLDDSVTGIVRAYVSRWGRGIASLPSAARRIRATRRG
- a CDS encoding PqqD family protein, encoding MAEQVWRVGPDVAFVQSPDGGRVAVLNLEQEVPVILVGTAASVWNGLDGIRTEPELIEELARDYGTDASAIHGDVMGLIHDLSSSGTIELSPRESEAKQ